The nucleotide window TATCATCAGATCATTGTAGAAGTCCGTAAAGATGTTACATATAGATCTGAGTTTTCTAAAATTTGCATATAGTCTAATAGCCTATAGTATGGTCTATAGAGACAAATGTAGGAGATTAGTGACgtaaaaaagtattttgttaAGAGTTTGCATAGGTGGAGAATAGGTGAAGATTGGAGAAATGTCAGAGTGTGCTGTTTACTACATGCATGTTAAATATTCTTTGCAGACTGCAGTGATATGCATTCCTAATTAACAAGAATAAGTGCAGTAAAAACTAGCAGACTTAATaaccatatataattatatatcattataaTCCAGTAAACTACCTGCATGTTAAGAATTGGACGAATTCAATTTATGTCACTAATTAAAAAGATGGAGGAGATGCACTACCTCTTGAAGAACTGAGTAACATATCGTAGAACGAAACACATTAATACAATCACCACAATATCTGCAAAAGTTTAGGAACTCCAACAAGCAGAACCACAATAGACAAGACAGCATATGAATTTAAGAAATTCCTTAACTTCTTTGTCATAATTCTCTAACATAGTTTAAGTTGTCTTTCTAACCAAAGGACACCAAAACCACTATTGGACAGACTAACTTATAAGTATGTGACAAACAAATTTCCATCAATTGATGAATCTTTTTAAAGAAACTGTTAGGCTACCTATTAAGCAAGTATATGAAGGAAGGACCCATGGCAAGTATAAGAGGAAGCCAGAGCAGCAGCCAGAACCAAGGTTAGGTAGCTGACTAAGATCAGTTACAATTTAGTAGTAAGTCTTGTAACTGTTTAGGTCAGTTAAAGGCAATTAGTTAGTTAGGCGTTAGCAACAAATAGAGACTGACTGCCTGGAATTATGGAGGGGGAGTAATTACGGTGGTTGGTTAGGGAGGCTAGGCTCTAGTCCCTAGATGTTCTATCACTGCTATCAGAGAAAAATTTTGATCCTGTGATGTGAAGCTATTCATGGTTTCAATGTGAGGAAACATGGATGCGTGTATGGCATTTCTAGAACGAGGTTTTGAAGGCAAGATCAACACGTGTGAGGACGTTGCAAGTCTGAAGATGAACGCATCGAGCGAGCGGAGCTGAAGGCACAAATGGCAGAGCTAATGGTGGCAGTTCGGAACTTGTCGAGCACCGATCATGGAAGCGGCAATCGTGACCATGCAGAACACCAGAATCGCGATTGAGAGGTAAAGTGGCAGAAACTTGAGATTCCAATTTTTGACGGAGATGATGCGTTTGGCTGGACGAATAAGGTGGAACGTTATTTCGAGATTAAAGGGGTAGAGGAAGAAGATCGAATCCAGGCAGCCATGGTCGCAATGGAAGGGAAGGCACTAACCTGGTACCAGTGGTGGGAATTTTGTGCAAAAAGCCCTAATTGGACCGATTTCAAGCAAGCTGTGATTCAGCAATTTCAGCCTTCGATGAACCAAAGCCCTTACGAGTTACTACTCAGTCTGAAACATGAAGGAACAGTAGCAGAATATCGTGAGAAGTTCGAATTGTATGCAGGTCCGCTAAGAGGAACAGAACCTGAGTATTTGAAAGGGATATTTCAGAATGGGCTGAAAGAGGTGGCGAGGGCAGAGCTGAAGTTGCATCCAATAAACTCTCTCCCGGAACTGATGGACTATGTGCAATGGATAGATGAGAAAAACTCACTAATAGAAAAAGATAATGTTGGAGGAAACAGAGGCGGTCCAACTAGAAGTTACAGTTCCTCAAGAACTGTAACATGGGAGCCAAGAAACAAAGGCACCACGACAAAAACAAGAGAGACGAGTTTGAGCTTGGAACCAAATAGTGTGAAGTCCACCAGAGCATACAGAGGTAGGCCTTTTAGGAGGATTTCAGATGCTGAATTCCAGGAGAGGGCAGAAAAAGGACTTTGTTATCCTGGTGATGGGAAATTTGGCCCTAGTCATACATGTCCCAATAAACAATTCCGAGTCCTTATTATGGGAAAAGGACAAGAGGAAGAAGACGAAAAAGAAGAGGAGGCAAGACATGAGAAACAACTGCAGAGTATTCAGCTGTCCCTGTACATCATGTCAGGATTGACTTCAAAAAAATCCATCAGACTGTGGGACAATATTGCTGAAAACAGAGTCATTGTTTTGGTGGATTGTGGTGCCTCTCATAATTTCATTTCTATTGCTGTAGTGGAACAACAACAAATACCAATCACACCTACTAAACCATATATTGTGGAAGTAGGGGATGGAAGAAAACTCAGGTGTGAAGGAGTCTGCAAGAATATCAAATTGCAGATACAAGGAATGAAAATCCAGCAAGACTTATTTGTCTTTGAAATGGCAGGAGTGGAAGTGGTATTAGGGATGGAATGGTTGGCATCTCTGGGTGAGATAAGGGCAAATTTCAGAGTTAACTCTGAAGATACCTACAATGAAGGGTCATTCACATTAAAGGGAGAACCTGCAATGGCCAGATCTGCTGCTTCGCTGAGATCCTTTGTCAAGGTCCTGGGGAATGAAGGAGAGGAATTCCTGTTGTGCTGTCAGGATCTACAAGCTGTACAGGAAGCAAACCTGATACCTACATGGAAGGAAGGTATTCTTGAGGAATATAATGAGGTCTTTCAGGACCCTAGTGGTCTCCCTCCTTCAAGGAGACAGGACCATAGCATTGAGTTAAAAAATGGAGCTGAAATTCCCAGCATAAGGCCCTACAGGTACCCTCATTAccagaaaaatgaaattgagaagCTAGTTGATGACATGCTGAAGTTAGGGATTATTAGACCCAATATCATCCCTTATGCAAGCCCTATTATCCTAGTGAAAAAGTAAGATGGAGGATGGAGATTTTGTGTGGATTGTAGGGCTCTCAATAAAATAACAGTCTCCAATAAATTTTCGATACATATTATAGATGAACTCCTAGATGAATTAGGGGGTGCAATAATCTTTACTAAATTGGATCTTAAATCCGGTTATCATCAAATAGCTTATGAAGGTAGAAGATATCCCAAAAACTGCATTTAGAACCCATGAGGGCCATTATGAGTTTGTAGTAATGCCTTTTGGTCTTACGAATGCCCCTTCCACATTCCAAGCATTAATGAATGAAGTCTTGCGGCCCTACTTAAGGAAGTTTGCCTTGGTATTTTTTGACGATATCCGCATCTATAGCAAAAGTAAAGAGGATCATAGGACTCACTGAGAGTTGTCCTATCCCAATTGGTTGAGAATAAATTGTTGGTCAACAAGAAAAAGTGCAGTTTCGGGCAGAGTCAATTGGAGTATTTGGGGCACATAGTTTCTGGGGAAGGTGTAGCTGCAGATCCTCAAAAACCAGAGGTCATGAGAAGCTGGCCTACTCCTAGTGATGTGAAAACCTTAAGGGGATTTCTGGGTCTCACGAGGTATTACAGACGTTTTGTTTAGAATTATGGTAGGATTACAAGGCCTTTGTATAACTTGGTGAAGAAGGATGGTTTTAAATGGAATGAGGAAGCTACCAGAAAATTGAAGAATGCAATGGCAGAAATTCCTGTTCTCACCGTACCTGATTTTACTCAACCCTTCACGGTGAAGACTAACGCGTCTAATAAAGGATTAGGGGCAGGGGAGACCATTGGCTTTTCTAAGCCAAACTCTCACCGAAAAGGCTCAGAAAAAGTCAGTTTATGAGAGAGAACTCATGGCTATTGTGTTGGTAGTACAAAAATGGAGACACTGCTTAATGGGCCGCAAATTCACTATATTAACAAATCAGAAAAGTCTGAAGTTTTTAACTGATCAGAGATTACTTGAATAACAAAAGCGCTGGCCTTCGTGCTTGAGTTGGGCAGAATTTTGGTCTAAGTTCACTCCTTTCAGGGCTCTCTGTGGCAGAGATCCACCTCAATTGCTTAAAGGCAACCACTATTCCTTCAGCAATGGAGGAGGCAACAGGCTGACCCAAGATAGGGACTCTTTGTTGGACCAACTCAGAACTAATTTGCTTAGGGCTCAAGATCAGTTGCAAGCCTATGCCAATAAGCACCGTAGGGATGTTAACTTGGCTGTGGATGATTGGGTTTACCTGAAATTACAACCATATCTGTTGAAATCTTTGGCTAAAAAGTTGAATGAGAAATTAAGCCCTCGATTTTATGAACCATATCAGATTTCTAAGGCCATTGGTAAAGTAGCTAACCAGCTCAACTTGCCACCCAAGAGTAAAGTTCATCCAGTCTTTCATGTGTCTCTATTAAAGAAAGTCATTGCTCCTGCGGTGAAACCCCAACCCTTGCCTCCTATGCTGATTGATGAGCTGGAACTAAGGGTAGAGCCTTTAGCTGTAGAGGCTATCAGAAACCACTCTGTAGGCACAACTGAAGTGCTTATCCAATGGAAAGATTTACCTGACTTTGAAGCAACAATTTCTTGCATTTCACCTTTAGGACAAGGTGGCTCTCTTGGGCGGGGGGAGTATTGTTAGGCTACCTATTAAGCAAGTATATGAAGGAATGACCCATGGCAAGTATAAGAGGAAGCCAGAGCAACAGCCAAAGCAGCCATAACCAAGGTTAGGTAGCTGACTAAGATCAGTTACAGTTTAGTAGTTAGCCTTGTAACTGTTTAGGTCAGTTAATGgcagttagttagttaggtgttagctataaatagagaccgaCTGCCTGAATTATGGATTGGGGAGTAATCACAGTGGTTGGTTTGGGAGGCTAGGCTTTAATCCCTAGATGTACATTTGTATCACAAGAGTAATAAAACGAGAGATTGAGCCTGTTCTATCAGAAACCCCCCACATAAATATCTAGAAATGATCAAAATTTTGCATTCCAAGAGAATTACAAAGGAAAAACACATAAATGAGTTAAAATAGACTATAGAGTGGAATAAAGGATACTGAAGGTACAACGCTCCCACCAGTCCAACATATACAGCCCAAAAGTCACATTGTAAAGGTAGATCTTGCGCTGTATCCAATTCATCTCTTCCAGCTGCAAAAACAAATTTCCATTTTTGGGTCAGCCAGGATCAAGTCAAATAACTaacattttttca belongs to Glycine soja cultivar W05 chromosome 5, ASM419377v2, whole genome shotgun sequence and includes:
- the LOC114412761 gene encoding uncharacterized protein LOC114412761; protein product: MNWIQRKIYLYNVTFGLYMLDWWERCTFNIVVIVLMCFVLRYVTQFFKRYVW